One genomic region from uncultured Subdoligranulum sp. encodes:
- a CDS encoding cytidylate kinase-like family protein produces the protein MKRIITIGREFGAGGGQLGRELARELGIAYYDRDIILRTAKASAHLSPEQVRRWDERVPHEFGFTQSLFNFYDRPLSEELWNAQVKAIRELADKESCVLVGRNADYILREFDHCLRVFIHADRNWRLAHMQTLMPDTPLEQLEADMDSADRARRNYCTKHTGQVYGDSRNYDLTLCTSKLGLDKALEILLCAARNL, from the coding sequence ATGAAACGAATCATCACCATCGGCCGGGAATTCGGCGCCGGCGGCGGCCAGCTGGGCCGCGAGCTGGCCCGGGAACTGGGCATCGCCTACTATGACCGCGACATCATCCTGCGCACCGCCAAGGCCAGCGCCCACTTAAGCCCCGAACAGGTGCGCCGCTGGGACGAGCGGGTGCCCCACGAGTTCGGCTTCACCCAGAGCCTGTTCAACTTCTACGACCGCCCCTTAAGCGAAGAACTGTGGAACGCCCAGGTGAAGGCCATCCGGGAACTGGCCGACAAGGAAAGCTGCGTACTGGTGGGCCGCAACGCCGACTACATCCTGCGGGAATTCGACCACTGCCTGCGGGTCTTCATCCACGCCGACCGCAACTGGCGGCTGGCCCACATGCAGACCCTCATGCCCGACACCCCGCTGGAACAGCTGGAAGCGGACATGGATTCCGCCGACCGCGCCCGGCGCAACTACTGCACCAAGCACACCGGCCAGGTCTACGGCGACAGCCGCAACTACGACCTGACCCTCTGCACCAGCAAACTGGGTCTGGACAAGGCGCTGGAGATTCTTTTGTGCGCAGCACGGAATCTGTAA